From one Orcinus orca chromosome 10, mOrcOrc1.1, whole genome shotgun sequence genomic stretch:
- the CENPQ gene encoding centromere protein Q isoform X4, which yields MSSKANPSKKRSQHLKRNPKRKIDNEEAEFSEKEVRNTAKKNKSHPKHLSSEGQAKHANLKQVKIATHKRKTWQPLSKSSREHLQTMMESVIIAILSNSIRENEKIQYHLNFLKKRLLQLCETLKVPPKKQQDLTHVSSLLKMERAQHRANEEGLALLQEETDKMVETVESMTGDIHSLKNKVHVLRSEVEEEERKMFQIDSEVLSLPELSQKSLKAPILQKEILMLIPNQNALLKDLDVLHNSPQMKNMLTFIEEVYKRLDAS from the exons ATGTCTAGCAAAGCAAATCCTTCTAAGAAAAGGtctcaacatttaaaaagaaatccaaaaagaaaaattgataatgAAGAAGCGGAGTTTTCAGAGAAAGAG GTTAGAAACACagcgaaaaaaaataaaagtcatccaaaacACCTGTCTTCTGAAG GACAAGCAAAGCATGCTAATCTAAAACAGGTAAAGATCGCAACCCACAAGAGAAAAACCTGGCAACCTCTTTCGAAGAGTAGCAGAGAACATTTGCAAACTATGATGGAATCAGTAATAAT agCAATTTTGAGTAACAGtattagagaaaatgaaaaaattcaatatcatCTGAACTTCCTAAAGAAAAG ATTGCTGCAACTGTGTGAAACCCTGAAAGTCCCTCCCAAAAAGCAGCAAGATTTAACTCATGTGTCAAGTCTACTGAAAATGGAAAGGGCACAGCACAGAGCTAATGAAGAGGGTCTGGCATTATTGCAG gaagaaacagataaaatGGTGGAGACCGTAGAGTCAATGACTGGGGATATTCACAGCCTAAAGAACAAAGTTCATGTTCTGAGAAGTGAGgtagaagaagaggaaaggaag aTGTTTCAAATAGATAGTGAGGTACTCTCTCTTCCCGAACTTTCTCAGAAGAGTCTCAAAGCACCCATACTTCAG AAAGAAATTTTGATGCTAATTCCAAACCAGAACGCTCTTCTGAAGGACTTAGATGTTCTCCATAATTCACCCCAGATGAAAAACATGTTAACTTTCATTGAAGAAGTCTATAAAAGACTGGATGCCTCTTAA
- the CENPQ gene encoding centromere protein Q isoform X1: protein MSSKANPSKKRSQHLKRNPKRKIDNEEAEFSEKEVRNTAKKNKSHPKHLSSEGQAKHANLKQVKIATHKRKTWQPLSKSSREHLQTMMESVIIAILSNSIRENEKIQYHLNFLKKRLLQLCETLKVPPKKQQDLTHVSSLLKMERAQHRANEEGLALLQEETDKMVETVESMTGDIHSLKNKVHVLRSEVEEEERKVKQMFQIDSEVLSLPELSQKSLKAPILQALMPLWTSMTKTKMKTGVTFPHSYEEQQTIQRRFLKGLNFPNQMLLIYIR, encoded by the exons ATGTCTAGCAAAGCAAATCCTTCTAAGAAAAGGtctcaacatttaaaaagaaatccaaaaagaaaaattgataatgAAGAAGCGGAGTTTTCAGAGAAAGAG GTTAGAAACACagcgaaaaaaaataaaagtcatccaaaacACCTGTCTTCTGAAG GACAAGCAAAGCATGCTAATCTAAAACAGGTAAAGATCGCAACCCACAAGAGAAAAACCTGGCAACCTCTTTCGAAGAGTAGCAGAGAACATTTGCAAACTATGATGGAATCAGTAATAAT agCAATTTTGAGTAACAGtattagagaaaatgaaaaaattcaatatcatCTGAACTTCCTAAAGAAAAG ATTGCTGCAACTGTGTGAAACCCTGAAAGTCCCTCCCAAAAAGCAGCAAGATTTAACTCATGTGTCAAGTCTACTGAAAATGGAAAGGGCACAGCACAGAGCTAATGAAGAGGGTCTGGCATTATTGCAG gaagaaacagataaaatGGTGGAGACCGTAGAGTCAATGACTGGGGATATTCACAGCCTAAAGAACAAAGTTCATGTTCTGAGAAGTGAGgtagaagaagaggaaaggaaggtaaAACag aTGTTTCAAATAGATAGTGAGGTACTCTCTCTTCCCGAACTTTCTCAGAAGAGTCTCAAAGCACCCATACTTCAG GCACTTATGCCCCTTTGGACGAGCATGACCAAAACCAAAATGAAGACCGGTGTGACATTCCCGCATTCCTACGAAGAACAACAAACAATACAAAGGCGTTTTCTCAAAGGGCTCAACTTTCCCAATCAGATGCTTTTGATCTACATTCGATAA
- the CENPQ gene encoding centromere protein Q isoform X5: MSSKANPSKKRSQHLKRNPKRKIDNEEAEFSEKEVRNTAKKNKSHPKHLSSEGQAKHANLKQVKIATHKRKTWQPLSKSSREHLQTMMESVIIAILSNSIRENEKIQYHLNFLKKRLLQLCETLKVPPKKQQDLTHVSSLLKMERAQHRANEEGLALLQEETDKMVETVESMTGDIHSLKNKVHVLRSEVEEEERKVKQMFQIDSEVLSLPELSQKSLKAPILQITAKMAALIGACPRPTLQ; encoded by the exons ATGTCTAGCAAAGCAAATCCTTCTAAGAAAAGGtctcaacatttaaaaagaaatccaaaaagaaaaattgataatgAAGAAGCGGAGTTTTCAGAGAAAGAG GTTAGAAACACagcgaaaaaaaataaaagtcatccaaaacACCTGTCTTCTGAAG GACAAGCAAAGCATGCTAATCTAAAACAGGTAAAGATCGCAACCCACAAGAGAAAAACCTGGCAACCTCTTTCGAAGAGTAGCAGAGAACATTTGCAAACTATGATGGAATCAGTAATAAT agCAATTTTGAGTAACAGtattagagaaaatgaaaaaattcaatatcatCTGAACTTCCTAAAGAAAAG ATTGCTGCAACTGTGTGAAACCCTGAAAGTCCCTCCCAAAAAGCAGCAAGATTTAACTCATGTGTCAAGTCTACTGAAAATGGAAAGGGCACAGCACAGAGCTAATGAAGAGGGTCTGGCATTATTGCAG gaagaaacagataaaatGGTGGAGACCGTAGAGTCAATGACTGGGGATATTCACAGCCTAAAGAACAAAGTTCATGTTCTGAGAAGTGAGgtagaagaagaggaaaggaaggtaaAACag aTGTTTCAAATAGATAGTGAGGTACTCTCTCTTCCCGAACTTTCTCAGAAGAGTCTCAAAGCACCCATACTTCAG ATCACAGCAAAGATGGCAGCTCTGATTGGAGCCTGCCCAAGGCCAACCTTGCAATGA
- the C10H6orf141 gene encoding uncharacterized protein C6orf141 homolog, whose protein sequence is MNGPPLGMGAPGPRGAPNLAASSHSGPCARPFVREAGRGAPLALGAPNPSVAGASSSRCGPHEHSPGENVDCDSWVREKVLFLLHPERWLGTQGDSVREEVADEEDLFKAGGQDREPDCPSPLFPREKRISGSRVDAPSRAPGDPPKPLLVRVVDYEVTQEVLQVAWAKGCMTTLTEERSMTAVTFTANTE, encoded by the coding sequence ATGAATGGCCCTCCTCTCGGGATGGGGGCCCCGGGTCCGCGCGGGGCTCCGAATCTCGCGGCCTCGTCCCACAGCGGGCCGTGCGCCCGGCCGTTTGTGCGCGAGGCGGGGCGCGGGGCTCCCCTGGCCCTGGGCGCGCCGAACCCCTCGGTAGCGGGGGCTAGCAGCAGCCGGTGCGGCCCCCACGAGCACAGCCCCGGAGAGAATGTGGACTGTGACTCCTGGGTCCGAGAGAAAGTGCTCTTTCTTCTGCACCCGGAGAGGTGGTTGGGGACTCAGGGGGACTCCGTACGGGAAGAAGTGGCCGATGAGGAGGACCTTTTCAAAGCGGGAGGACAGGACCGGGAACCCGACTGCCCTTCGCCTCTCTTTCCAAGGGAAAAGCGAATTTCTGGCAGCCGTGTAGACGCTCCTTCCCGAGCTCCGGGGGACCCACCCAAACCCCTCCTCGTCCGGGTCGTGGATTATGAGGTGACACAAGAAGTCCTGCAGGTCGCGTGGGCGAAGGGCTGCATGACCACGCTGACCGAGGAGCGCTCCATGACCGCGGTCACTTTCACCGCCAACACGGAGTGA
- the CENPQ gene encoding centromere protein Q isoform X3, which yields MSSKANPSKKRSQHLKRNPKRKIDNEEAEFSEKEVRNTAKKNKSHPKHLSSEGQAKHANLKQVKIATHKRKTWQPLSKSSREHLQTMMESVIIAILSNSIRENEKIQYHLNFLKKRLLQLCETLKVPPKKQQDLTHVSSLLKMERAQHRANEEGLALLQEETDKMVETVESMTGDIHSLKNKVHVLRSEVEEEERKVKQMFQIDSEVLSLPELSQKSLKAPILQKEILMLIPNQNALLKDLDVLHNSPQMKNMLTFIEEVYKRLDAS from the exons ATGTCTAGCAAAGCAAATCCTTCTAAGAAAAGGtctcaacatttaaaaagaaatccaaaaagaaaaattgataatgAAGAAGCGGAGTTTTCAGAGAAAGAG GTTAGAAACACagcgaaaaaaaataaaagtcatccaaaacACCTGTCTTCTGAAG GACAAGCAAAGCATGCTAATCTAAAACAGGTAAAGATCGCAACCCACAAGAGAAAAACCTGGCAACCTCTTTCGAAGAGTAGCAGAGAACATTTGCAAACTATGATGGAATCAGTAATAAT agCAATTTTGAGTAACAGtattagagaaaatgaaaaaattcaatatcatCTGAACTTCCTAAAGAAAAG ATTGCTGCAACTGTGTGAAACCCTGAAAGTCCCTCCCAAAAAGCAGCAAGATTTAACTCATGTGTCAAGTCTACTGAAAATGGAAAGGGCACAGCACAGAGCTAATGAAGAGGGTCTGGCATTATTGCAG gaagaaacagataaaatGGTGGAGACCGTAGAGTCAATGACTGGGGATATTCACAGCCTAAAGAACAAAGTTCATGTTCTGAGAAGTGAGgtagaagaagaggaaaggaaggtaaAACag aTGTTTCAAATAGATAGTGAGGTACTCTCTCTTCCCGAACTTTCTCAGAAGAGTCTCAAAGCACCCATACTTCAG AAAGAAATTTTGATGCTAATTCCAAACCAGAACGCTCTTCTGAAGGACTTAGATGTTCTCCATAATTCACCCCAGATGAAAAACATGTTAACTTTCATTGAAGAAGTCTATAAAAGACTGGATGCCTCTTAA
- the CENPQ gene encoding centromere protein Q isoform X2, which translates to MSSKANPSKKRSQHLKRNPKRKIDNEEAEFSEKEVRNTAKKNKSHPKHLSSEGQAKHANLKQVKIATHKRKTWQPLSKSSREHLQTMMESVIIAILSNSIRENEKIQYHLNFLKKRLLQLCETLKVPPKKQQDLTHVSSLLKMERAQHRANEEGLALLQEETDKMVETVESMTGDIHSLKNKVHVLRSEVEEEERKMFQIDSEVLSLPELSQKSLKAPILQALMPLWTSMTKTKMKTGVTFPHSYEEQQTIQRRFLKGLNFPNQMLLIYIR; encoded by the exons ATGTCTAGCAAAGCAAATCCTTCTAAGAAAAGGtctcaacatttaaaaagaaatccaaaaagaaaaattgataatgAAGAAGCGGAGTTTTCAGAGAAAGAG GTTAGAAACACagcgaaaaaaaataaaagtcatccaaaacACCTGTCTTCTGAAG GACAAGCAAAGCATGCTAATCTAAAACAGGTAAAGATCGCAACCCACAAGAGAAAAACCTGGCAACCTCTTTCGAAGAGTAGCAGAGAACATTTGCAAACTATGATGGAATCAGTAATAAT agCAATTTTGAGTAACAGtattagagaaaatgaaaaaattcaatatcatCTGAACTTCCTAAAGAAAAG ATTGCTGCAACTGTGTGAAACCCTGAAAGTCCCTCCCAAAAAGCAGCAAGATTTAACTCATGTGTCAAGTCTACTGAAAATGGAAAGGGCACAGCACAGAGCTAATGAAGAGGGTCTGGCATTATTGCAG gaagaaacagataaaatGGTGGAGACCGTAGAGTCAATGACTGGGGATATTCACAGCCTAAAGAACAAAGTTCATGTTCTGAGAAGTGAGgtagaagaagaggaaaggaag aTGTTTCAAATAGATAGTGAGGTACTCTCTCTTCCCGAACTTTCTCAGAAGAGTCTCAAAGCACCCATACTTCAG GCACTTATGCCCCTTTGGACGAGCATGACCAAAACCAAAATGAAGACCGGTGTGACATTCCCGCATTCCTACGAAGAACAACAAACAATACAAAGGCGTTTTCTCAAAGGGCTCAACTTTCCCAATCAGATGCTTTTGATCTACATTCGATAA